One genomic region from Thermodesulfobacteriota bacterium encodes:
- a CDS encoding antibiotic biosynthesis monooxygenase, whose product MFVTMNRIFVSPEYASKFEERFRNRIHAVDEMRGFIRNLVLRPQEPEQPYVVMTFWQSEEDFRNWVNSDAFKQGHAKSGTLSKEVFSKPSHLETFETFLDTKASSE is encoded by the coding sequence ATGTTCGTTACTATGAATCGAATTTTCGTAAGCCCGGAATATGCTTCTAAATTTGAGGAACGCTTCCGAAATCGGATTCATGCAGTAGACGAGATGCGGGGTTTTATACGTAATCTAGTATTACGACCTCAAGAACCTGAACAACCCTATGTAGTCATGACGTTTTGGCAATCAGAGGAGGATTTTAGAAATTGGGTTAATTCGGATGCTTTCAAACAGGGTCATGCTAAAAGTGGTACGCTCTCTAAAGAGGTATTTAGCAAGCCGAGCCATTTGGAAACATTTGAGACGTTTCTTGATACTAAAGCTTCCAGTGAGTAA
- a CDS encoding DUF5615 family PIN-like protein, whose protein sequence is MRFLADMGVAQSIVGWLRNEGHDAVHLREEKLHRLSNGAIFEKAYAESRVILTFDLDFGEIIALSGGKPVSVILFRLHNTRAAHVMERLKKVLKDSGDDLEKGAIVVVEESRHRTRRLPIGTKGAE, encoded by the coding sequence ATGAGATTCCTTGCTGATATGGGCGTTGCGCAAAGCATAGTAGGCTGGCTTAGGAATGAGGGTCATGACGCTGTTCATTTACGGGAAGAAAAACTCCACCGCCTATCTAATGGCGCAATCTTTGAGAAGGCGTATGCAGAAAGCAGAGTTATCCTGACTTTTGATCTTGATTTTGGGGAGATCATTGCACTTTCTGGTGGAAAGCCGGTAAGTGTCATTCTTTTCAGGCTACATAATACAAGGGCAGCCCATGTAATGGAGAGATTAAAAAAGGTTTTGAAAGACTCAGGGGATGATCTGGAGAAGGGAGCCATAGTTGTTGTAGAAGAGTCCCGCCATCGTACCAGGCGTTTACCAATTGGTACAAAAGGAGCAGAGTGA
- a CDS encoding IS110 family transposase, which produces MMLYCAIDLHSDNNVLVIINSNDNILFQRRLPNDLGVVLSVLEPYKHRLVGVAVESTFNWYWLVDGLSEAGYTTTLVNTAKVKQYEGLKHTEDKYDAFWLAHLMRLGILPKGYIYPRKERAVRDLLRKRGQLVNHRTIHVLSIQNQYWRNTAIKLKADYIKRRSDYLEDLEDENIQLALSSNYEVMRASHKQIGKIEKRVKQQMKLRPEYELLLGVDGIGYILALTIMLETGDISRFKKVGNYASYCRCVESKHTSNNKKKGKGNEKNGNKYLAWAFVEAANFATRYSEKARRFHQRKMAKTNNVVATKALAHKLARACYYIIRDQVPYDEDKLFG; this is translated from the coding sequence ATGATGCTATATTGTGCAATAGATTTACATTCGGACAATAACGTTTTAGTTATCATCAATAGTAATGATAACATATTGTTTCAAAGACGCCTGCCCAATGATCTGGGGGTAGTGCTAAGTGTACTGGAACCTTATAAACACAGACTTGTGGGAGTTGCCGTTGAATCCACGTTCAACTGGTATTGGTTGGTAGATGGTTTAAGTGAAGCTGGTTATACCACCACTCTGGTGAACACAGCTAAGGTTAAGCAGTACGAGGGATTAAAACACACTGAGGATAAGTATGACGCCTTTTGGTTGGCACATCTGATGCGATTAGGGATATTGCCTAAGGGATACATCTATCCTAGAAAAGAAAGAGCTGTGAGAGACCTACTGCGTAAGAGGGGCCAACTGGTTAATCATAGAACCATCCATGTACTTAGCATACAGAATCAATACTGGAGGAATACGGCGATTAAATTAAAAGCGGATTACATCAAGCGAAGGAGTGATTATTTAGAGGACCTTGAGGATGAGAACATTCAATTGGCACTCTCTAGCAACTATGAGGTTATGCGAGCATCGCACAAGCAAATAGGAAAGATTGAGAAACGAGTTAAGCAACAGATGAAATTAAGGCCTGAATATGAGCTGCTTCTTGGGGTGGATGGAATTGGATATATACTTGCTCTAACGATTATGTTAGAGACTGGAGATATAAGTAGGTTCAAGAAGGTAGGAAACTACGCCTCATACTGCCGCTGTGTGGAGAGTAAACACACTAGTAATAATAAGAAGAAGGGTAAAGGGAATGAAAAGAATGGCAATAAGTACCTGGCTTGGGCTTTTGTTGAGGCAGCTAATTTTGCAACGCGATATAGTGAGAAGGCAAGGCGGTTTCATCAACGAAAGATGGCAAAGACAAATAACGTAGTTGCAACAAAAGCGTTGGCTCACAAACTGGCAAGGGCATGTTATTACATAATAAGAGACCAGGTGCCTTATGATGAGGATAAATTATTTGGATAA
- a CDS encoding DUF433 domain-containing protein — protein MATFDRITFDPKTMGGRACIRGMRIPVSIIIGQIAHGATVEEILTDYPDLEPEDIKQALEYAAWLTQEEVSTT, from the coding sequence ATGGCTACATTTGATAGAATTACTTTTGATCCAAAGACAATGGGTGGTCGTGCGTGCATTCGTGGCATGCGTATACCCGTCTCTATAATCATAGGCCAGATCGCGCACGGCGCCACTGTTGAAGAGATCCTTACTGATTATCCAGACCTTGAGCCGGAAGATATCAAGCAAGCTCTGGAATATGCCGCATGGCTGACACAGGAAGAGGTCAGCACTACTTAA